A stretch of the Nerophis ophidion isolate RoL-2023_Sa linkage group LG29, RoL_Noph_v1.0, whole genome shotgun sequence genome encodes the following:
- the LOC133545913 gene encoding golgin subfamily A member 6-like protein 22, translating to KDENEKKDGEKKEKEERERKKNEKKKGKKKDEEEEEEEEEEEKNRKKNKNEKGKEKEGQKKEKNETEEKENNNAEKENRNKLEEKKENKKKDEEENETEEGKNEKKDKETENKNEENKNEEKENMNEEKENKKDEEEKEEEGNEVENEEKENEKEEEEEEKTGRRTRMRREEKENKNVEKENKNKLEEKKENKKKDEEENEKEEGKNEKKDKEKENKNEENKNEEKENKNEEKENKKDEEEKEEEGNKAVNEEKENEKEEEEEEKNRKKNKNEKGKEKEGQKKEKNEKGEKGNKNAEKENKNKLEEKKENKKKDKEENEKEEENEEYKNEEKENKKDEEEKEEEGNEAENDEKENKKEEEEEKNRKTEKEEKKENKKEEEKTEKEKGENEEEEKENEKEEKENEKDEEKNEKKNENEKEEKEKAMEGEKKGDQEEKEKKEKEKTDEEENETKKEEKKEKEKGEEEKTEKEKKEKENEKDEEKNEKKKAKEKEEKDKAMEGEKKGDQDEKEKKEKEKTDLHYFWEMMLHNTNFLISEPFLRSNLSVLVRFLPSDKSLRDSLCRKYQN from the exons AAGGATGAGAATGAGAAGAAGGATGGGGAAAAGAAAGAGaaggaggagagagagagaaagaagaaTGAGAAGAAGAAAGGA aagaagaaggatgaggaggaggaggaggaggaggaggaggaggagaaaaacAGGAAGAAGAACAAGAATGAGAAGGGTAAGGAGAAGGAGGGGCAAAAGAAGGAGAAAAACGAGACGGAGGAGAAGGAGAATAATAATGCGGAGAAGGAAAATAGGAATAAGCTAGAAGAGAAGAAGGAGAACAAGAAGAAGGATGAGGAGGAGAATGAGACAGAGGAGGGGAAGAACGAGAAGAAGGATAAG GAGACGGAGAATAAGAATGAGGAGAATAAGAATGAGGAGAAGGAGAATATGAATGAGGAGAAGGAGAATAAGAAGgatgaggaggagaaggaggaggaggggaaCGAGGTCGAGAATGAAGAGAAAGAGaacgagaaggaggaggaggaggaggaaaaaaCAGGAAGAAGAACAAGAATGAGAAGG gaggagaaggagaataaGAATGTGGAGAAGGAAAATAAGAATAAGCTGGAAGAGAAGAAGGAGAACAAGAAGAAGGATGAGGAGGAGAATGAGAAAGAGGAGGGGAAGAACGAGAAGAAGGATAAG GAGAAGGAGAATAAGAATGAGGAGAATAAGAATGAGGAGAAGGAGAATAAGAATGAGGAGAAGGAGAATAAGAAGgatgaggaggagaaggaggaggaggggaaCAAGGCCGTAAATGAAGAGAAAGAGaacgagaaggaggaggaggaggaggagaaaaatAGGAAGAAGAATAAGAATGAGAAGGGTAAGGAGAAGGAGGGGCAAAAGAAGGAGAAAAACGAGAAGGGGGAGAAGGGGAATAAGAATGCAGAGAAGGAAAATAAGAATAAGCTGGAAGAGAAGAAGGAGAACAAGAAGAAGGATAAGGAGGAGAACGAGAAGGAGGAAGA GAATGAGGAGTATAAGAATGAGGAGAAGGAGAATAAGAAGgatgaggaggagaaggaggaggaggggaaCGAGGCCGAGAATGATGAGAAAGAGaacaagaaggaggaggaggaggagaaaaacaggaa AACCGAGAAGGAAGAGAAGAAGGAGaacaagaaggaggaggagaagactgAGAAGGAGAAGGGGGAGaatgaggaggaggagaaggagaatgagaaggaggagaaggagaatgaGAAGGACGAGGAGAAGAACGAGAAGAAGAACGAGAATgaaaaggaggagaaggagaaggcaATGGAGGGGGAAAAGAAGGGGGatcaggaggagaaggagaaaaaggagaaggagaagacagATGAGGAAGAGAACGAGACCAAGAAGgaagagaagaaggagaaggagaagggggAGGAGGAGAAGActgagaaggagaagaaggagaaggagaatgaGAAGGACGAGGAGAAGAACGAGAAGAAGAAGGCGAAAGAAAAGGAGGAGAAGGATAAAGCAATGGAGGGGGAAAAGAAGGGGGATCAGGATgaaaaggagaagaaggagaaggagaagacagatttacattatttttgggaAATGATGCTTCACaatacaaactttttgatttcTGAACCATTTTTAAGGAGCAATTTAAGTGTGTTAGTCCGGTTTCTTCCGTCTGACAAAAGTCTGAGAGACAGTTTGTGTCGCAAATACCAAAACTAA